From Bacteroidota bacterium:
GGAATCAGAACTGCAAATTTATTTTTAGCTTCGTTTTTTACAACTTTTGTTTTGTAACGAAAAACACCTGCTACTGCAAAGATAAAAATGTAAAGTGTAGCAATTCCCAAATAAATAAATAGCAATAATTGAAGTATGTTAATTATAATCTTAAAGCTTTCCATTTGATTAACTTTTGGGTTTAATTGTTTTTAAAACTTTAGCAGGTACTCCTGCAACAACACTGTATGCCGGGACATCTTTTGTAACCAATGCACCCATTGCTACTACCGAGCCTTTTCCAATTCTTACACCTTTCATTATTTTTGCACTCATTGCAATCCACACATCATCTTCAATAATAATTTCGCCTCTTGTTCCTTCCTCCGAAAAGTGGTCGTCAACTTTGTGGTAGTCATTATCAATTAGTATTACATAAGGTGCAATTCTTACGTTTTCCCCAATAACAATTTTTGAACTTACGGAAATATGTGCTCCGTTTATTCTTGAATTTTTACCAACATGCAATTCCGAGCCTTTATCAACTAAGAGTTTTGCTTTTACAGGAAATGATCTTATTCTTACTTCATCAGCAAGAAAAATTTTTCCTTGAGCTTTTATTATTGGCTTTTTTGTTACTGACACCAAGCTACCAACCTTTGTGCATTTTCGTAAATACCATTTTGCAAGGATAATATTAATAAATCCTTTTATTAGAACAATAATGAGAGCAAAGAAACTAAGTTTTTTTCCACTTGATTGTTCGGATTCTTTTTGCTTAGTTGCAATTTTTGATTTTATTT
This genomic window contains:
- a CDS encoding acyltransferase: MGITAKIKSKIATKQKESEQSSGKKLSFFALIIVLIKGFINIILAKWYLRKCTKVGSLVSVTKKPIIKAQGKIFLADEVRIRSFPVKAKLLVDKGSELHVGKNSRINGAHISVSSKIVIGENVRIAPYVILIDNDYHKVDDHFSEEGTRGEIIIEDDVWIAMSAKIMKGVRIGKGSVVAMGALVTKDVPAYSVVAGVPAKVLKTIKPKS